A window from Ovis canadensis isolate MfBH-ARS-UI-01 breed Bighorn chromosome 4, ARS-UI_OviCan_v2, whole genome shotgun sequence encodes these proteins:
- the AGBL3 gene encoding cytosolic carboxypeptidase 3 isoform X4, whose translation MEKREVILYCDLHGHSKKENIFMYGCDGSDRCKALYLQQRIFPLMLSKNCPDKFSFSSCKFNIQKSKEGTGRVVMWKMGIRNSFTMEATFCGSTLGNKRGTHFNTKDLESMGYHFCDSLLDYCDPDRTKYYQCLKELEEMEKHISLEKVIDDSDTSLKEITLDLETSHASDSSESNDSQTDLLKLNSQIKNKKKQLKTKKERNSTIERHQNIREEQEVCDKGHLVQGHKESDSDVTDTRPSISDDCIFDYFRRQLPNQGL comes from the exons ATGGAGAAACGAGAGGTTATTTTGTATTGTGACCTTCATGGCCATAGCAAGAAAGAGAACATATTCATGTATGGCTGTGATGGTAGTGATAGATGTAAAGCATTATACTTACAGCAACGAATCTTTCCACTTATGCTGAGCAAAAATTGTCCAGATAAA ttttcattctcatCCTGCAAGTTTAATATTCAAAAGAGCAAAGAGGGAACAGGAAGGGTGGTGATGTGGAAAATGGGGATCAGGAACAGCTTCACCATGGAGGCCACTTTTTGTGGATCTACTCTGG GTAATAAAAGAGGCACTCATTTCAACACGAAAGACCTGGAGTCAATGGGATATCACTTTTGTGACTCTCTCTTGGACTACTGTGATCCAGACCGAACCAAG TATTATCAGTGCCTGAaagaattagaagaaatggagaaacataTAAGCTTGGAAAAAGTCATTGATGATTCAGATACTTCTCTGAAAGAAATTACATTGGATCTAGAGACTAG CCATGCCTCTGACAGTTCAGAATCCAATGACTCTCAGACTGATCTTCTCAAGTTAAATTCTCAG ataaaaaacaagaaaaaacaactaaaaacaaagaaggaaagaaactctACCATAGAAAGACATcaaaacatcagagaagagcaagAG GTTTGTGATAAAGGACATTTAGTTCAAGGACACAAAGAATCAGATTCTGATGTGACAG ATACAAGACCTTCTATATCAGATGACTGTATATTTGATTATTTCAGAAGACAGCTCCCTAATCAAGGTTTGTAA
- the AGBL3 gene encoding cytosolic carboxypeptidase 3 isoform X3, translated as MEKREVILYCDLHGHSKKENIFMYGCDGSDRCKALYLQQRIFPLMLSKNCPDKFSFSSCKFNIQKSKEGTGRVVMWKMGIRNSFTMEATFCGSTLGNKRGTHFNTKDLESMGYHFCDSLLDYCDPDRTKYYQCLKELEEMEKHISLEKVIDDSDTSLKEITLDLETSSHASDSSESNDSQTDLLKLNSQIKNKKKQLKTKKERNSTIERHQNIREEQEVCDKGHLVQGHKESDSDVTDTRPSISDDCIFDYFRRQLPNQGL; from the exons ATGGAGAAACGAGAGGTTATTTTGTATTGTGACCTTCATGGCCATAGCAAGAAAGAGAACATATTCATGTATGGCTGTGATGGTAGTGATAGATGTAAAGCATTATACTTACAGCAACGAATCTTTCCACTTATGCTGAGCAAAAATTGTCCAGATAAA ttttcattctcatCCTGCAAGTTTAATATTCAAAAGAGCAAAGAGGGAACAGGAAGGGTGGTGATGTGGAAAATGGGGATCAGGAACAGCTTCACCATGGAGGCCACTTTTTGTGGATCTACTCTGG GTAATAAAAGAGGCACTCATTTCAACACGAAAGACCTGGAGTCAATGGGATATCACTTTTGTGACTCTCTCTTGGACTACTGTGATCCAGACCGAACCAAG TATTATCAGTGCCTGAaagaattagaagaaatggagaaacataTAAGCTTGGAAAAAGTCATTGATGATTCAGATACTTCTCTGAAAGAAATTACATTGGATCTAGAGACTAG tAGCCATGCCTCTGACAGTTCAGAATCCAATGACTCTCAGACTGATCTTCTCAAGTTAAATTCTCAG ataaaaaacaagaaaaaacaactaaaaacaaagaaggaaagaaactctACCATAGAAAGACATcaaaacatcagagaagagcaagAG GTTTGTGATAAAGGACATTTAGTTCAAGGACACAAAGAATCAGATTCTGATGTGACAG ATACAAGACCTTCTATATCAGATGACTGTATATTTGATTATTTCAGAAGACAGCTCCCTAATCAAGGTTTGTAA